One window of the Melanotaenia boesemani isolate fMelBoe1 chromosome 14, fMelBoe1.pri, whole genome shotgun sequence genome contains the following:
- the LOC121653226 gene encoding LOW QUALITY PROTEIN: mast cell protease 1A-like (The sequence of the model RefSeq protein was modified relative to this genomic sequence to represent the inferred CDS: inserted 2 bases in 1 codon): protein MAVHFVLLLLFVLSGADGSRIVGGRDAASHSRPFMASLQVGGNHFCGGALIXEDFVVTAAHCALSRPITVVLGIDTQRGNEQMKQEFPVTRSIPHPNFNDLTNDIMLLKLSGRAQLTEAVQLIPLKTGRLGRCITAGWGDIGDNSTLANRLQEVNVTILTRRECQRRWNRVPIAPTMVCGVGAGSFQGFCSGDSGGPLVCDGAIAGVVSFSGRRCGDPRTPDVYTRISSFRDWITTVLNNN, encoded by the exons ATGGCAGTCCACTTTGTACTTCTGCTGCTCTTTGTCCTCAGTG gaGCTGATGGTTCTCGTATTGTTGGAGGCAGAGATGCGGCCTCTCATTCGCGCCCGTTCATGGCCTCTCTGCAAGTTGGAGGTAACCATTTCTGTGGAGGTGCACTTAT AGAGGACTTTGTGGTCACAGCTGCACACTGTGCTCTATCCAG ACCAATCACAGTTGTGCTTGGGATTGATACCCAGAGAGGCAATGAACAGATGAAGCAGGAGTTCCCTGTTACCAGATCCATTCCACATCCAAACTTTAATGATCTCACAAATGACATCATGCTCCTAAAg CTTAGTGGCAGGGCCCAGCTGACCGAAGCAGTGCAGCTGATCCCTCTGAAGACTGGTCGGCTGGGTCGGTGCATCACAGCAGGTTGGGGGGATATAGGGGATAACAGCACCTTAGCAAACAGGCTCCAGGAAGTCAACGTCACCATCCTGACACGAAGAGAATGTCAAAGGAGATGGAATAGGGTTCCCATTGCCCCCACAATGGTTTGTGGCGTGGGGGCCGGAAGCTTTCAGGGCTTCTGCTCG GGTGACTCAGGTGGTCCGTTGGTGTGTGATGGAGCTATAGCAGGTGTTGTTTCCTTTTCTGGACGGCGATGTGGAGACCCCAGGACCCCTGACGTCTACACACGCATTTCATCCTTCAGAGACTGGATCACAACCGTGTTAAACAACAATTAG
- the LOC121652828 gene encoding spindlin-1-like, with the protein MSKKRSRKRSSGELSDTVTPDPNCILGVRIQHNWRERGNQSKWKGTVLDRLGVNPSLFMVKYDGFDCVYGIELFKDERVSNLQVLSEKVVNNKLKIPPGTEELVGKAVEHLFEKEDGEKNEWRGMVLSRAPVMTNWYYITYEKDPVLYMYQLWDDYADGDLRILPEAENKHLLPADRKPGEETESLVGKQVEYVTDKGVKRTGLVIYQVPAKPSVYYIKYDDDFHIHVYDLVKTT; encoded by the exons ATGTCCAAGAAAAGGAGCAG AAAGCGGAGCAGTGGGGAGCTGAGTGACACAGTAACGCCGGACCCCAACTGCATTCTGGGAGTGCGCATTCAGCATAACTGGCGAGAGAGGGGGAACCAGAGCAAATGGAAGGGAACAGTACTTGACAGACTTGGCGTCAACCCCTCTCTCTTCATGGTGAAGTATGACGGCTTTGACTGCGTCTACGGCATTGAGCTGTTCAAGGATGAGAGAGTGTCCAACCTGCAAGTCTTGTCAGAAAAAGTTG TGAATAACAAACTTAAGATACCTCCTGGGACAGAGGAGCTGGTAGGCAAAGCTGTGGAGCATCTGTTTGAAAAGGAAGATGGAGAGAAGAATGAGTGGAGAGGCATGGTCCTCTCCAGAGCTCCAGTCATGACCAACTGGTATTATATCACTTATGAAAAGGACCCCGTTCTTTACATGTACCAGCTATGGGACGACTACGCTGATGGAGACCTCAGGATTTTGCCTGAAGCAG AAAACAAGCACCTGCTGCCTGCAGACAGAAAGCCAGGGGAAGAGACGGAGAGTCTGGTGGGGAAACAAGTGGAGTACGTTACTGACAAGGGTGTGAAGAGAACAGGTCTGGTCATTTACCAGGTCCCAGCTAAGCCCTCGGTCTATTATATCAAATATGATGATGACTTTCATATCCATGTCTATGACCTGGTCAAAACAACCTAA